A part of Papaver somniferum cultivar HN1 unplaced genomic scaffold, ASM357369v1 unplaced-scaffold_118, whole genome shotgun sequence genomic DNA contains:
- the LOC113330433 gene encoding uncharacterized protein LOC113330433 translates to MIMALRSSGSSSVIFLWPRISVSTMSYYISINFLSWILISWHHPSWLLISAMVHRVLLQITITWIYHIGPKISPHGEWRFCLDGKLYALGIMIWQDAEKDARSIWPHLRRNDHWYFKLGP, encoded by the exons ATGATAATGGCCTTGAGAAGTTCCGG CTCATCTTCAGTAATCTTCCTTTGGCCACGAATCAGTGTTTCAACTATGTCTTATTACATCAGTATCAATTTTTTGAGTTGGATTCTCATCAGTTGGCATCATCCTAGTTGGCTTCTTATCTCTGCAATGGTGCATCGGGTTCTCTTACAAATAACTATTACTTGGATATATCATATTGGACCTAAAATTTCTCCTCACGG AGAATGGAGATTTTGTTTGGATGGAAAATTATATGCACTAGGTATTATGATATGgcaggatgctgaaaaggatgcaaGATCTATTTGGCCTCATCTTCGAAGGAATGATCATTGGTATTTCAAGTTAGGTCCCTAG